One region of Mucilaginibacter sp. 14171R-50 genomic DNA includes:
- a CDS encoding alpha/beta fold hydrolase, whose product MKTSFKSSENLHFLIFTILFIAALINLGTDVAHAQPKGVKNIVLVHGAFADGSGWKPVYDILVKKGYHVSIVQNPLTSLKADVDATNSVINRQDGKVVLVGHSWGGTVITEAGINEKVAALVYVAAFMPDKGETTGKWVAAAPASPEAGFTSPDQFGYVYFDPAKFHGGFAGDLSTAQSEFMNASQVPIIGKCFEEPVEQVAWKSKPSYGIIATLDKALNPSTERAMYERAKAKITVINGSHVIFISQAEAVAEVIIKAANALQ is encoded by the coding sequence ATGAAAACATCATTCAAATCTTCAGAAAACCTTCACTTTTTAATTTTTACTATCCTGTTTATAGCAGCACTTATTAACTTAGGAACGGATGTAGCTCATGCTCAACCCAAGGGAGTAAAAAACATTGTATTAGTTCACGGCGCTTTTGCCGACGGCTCTGGTTGGAAACCGGTTTACGATATCCTGGTCAAAAAAGGATATCACGTCAGTATCGTACAAAATCCTTTAACATCGCTGAAAGCGGATGTTGATGCCACCAACAGTGTGATTAACCGGCAGGACGGAAAGGTGGTTTTAGTAGGCCATTCCTGGGGCGGAACCGTCATTACAGAAGCCGGCATAAATGAAAAGGTAGCTGCATTAGTTTACGTAGCTGCTTTTATGCCGGATAAAGGTGAGACTACAGGAAAATGGGTTGCTGCGGCACCTGCTTCGCCCGAAGCTGGCTTCACGTCGCCTGATCAGTTCGGTTATGTTTACTTCGATCCGGCTAAATTTCATGGCGGCTTTGCGGGTGATTTAAGCACAGCACAAAGCGAATTTATGAACGCATCACAAGTGCCGATTATTGGTAAATGTTTTGAAGAACCGGTTGAGCAGGTAGCATGGAAAAGCAAGCCAAGCTATGGTATCATCGCAACGCTTGATAAAGCTTTGAACCCTTCGACAGAACGTGCGATGTACGAACGCGCAAAAGCTAAGATCACAGTAATTAATGGCAGCCACGTAATATTCATTTCTCAGGCCGAGGCCGTAGCAGAAGTAATTATTAAAGCCGCAAATGCGTTGCAGTAA
- a CDS encoding TonB-dependent receptor gives MQKKITDNLLKQACNSITFVLLLMFATTAFAAKPAVSAATFDNITGTVIDETDQPLPGVTVRVKNTSVAVSTDARGHFSINADRGATLVFSFIGYISQEITYAGSPINIKLKPQANMLNEVVAIGYQTMRKSDVTGAISSVKASELNLAAPTIGQALVGKIAGVQVSQTSGAPYQSTKIRVRGVGSFNASSDPLYVIDGYPANNDVYINPEDVESIDILKDAASAAIYGSRASGGVVLITTKRGKEGKGKFEYDVQIGSDQLAHKVKLLNSDDFAQLVIDGRNNAYHDLWVNTGHTWNDAMYGDPNATRVTNVGNAGSVQIPDYLYDFSTQSLKHQTVNTDWQDELYRKTLYQKHTLSFSGGSNGTRYYFSGAYQNQPGIIVSSGQERYNFRSNVESDISKKLHVGANVSYTQNYNRETQEGRFDHGPILGALIYMPFFPAYNADGSLATNTAAAQSSAYGFQSIENPVALATRTKISRKGYRTNVNAVASYKIIDPLTFKVNVGTNTYNEKYDYYLPTTLSSGANPPGSAQSIAAANAVAQTNTVNDQLAEFTLNYNKQFGKHRIDALGGYTIQRTTGDLMSVTAKGFQNDNVTEITGKGADAAFFTLNNNTGKSTTTLLSYFSRVAYNYAGKYYLTGSFRADGSSRFGPKNKYGYFPSVAAGWTVSEEPFYNSLLGEQSTVKLRASWGLSGNYNIPNYGYLQTLSNPTGVVFGNGQVASATYPNGLKDPNLSWESTSQYNFGAEFGLLKDRLSLIANYYISKSYNLLYNQPISAISGATTILTNLRNSEIRNTGFDFQLDGRAVQSKDFNLSISGNISINRNKVTKLSGNNTIIINGAERSYLTNITQQGQPVGMFYGFKVAGMVTEENIGKVAPSSAQSNPLHVGDLYFEDTNRDGVVNDADKTVIGNPYPDFTYGFAINLNYKKVDFSASFNGSQGNEVLDGQDYYLYNMEGSGNQYANVADRYRNAANPGNGTVYRASRAGTQSNSTRLSTFYLQDGSFLRCNNITLGYTLPKSAVTAIGMSNLRIYGSVVNAFTITKYKGYNPEVDYNFSSGASNNTQPSNLAPGIDYGVYPLVRSFNLGVRATF, from the coding sequence ATGCAAAAAAAGATTACCGACAATCTTTTAAAGCAAGCATGTAACAGTATTACTTTTGTTTTACTGTTAATGTTTGCTACCACGGCTTTTGCCGCCAAACCCGCTGTAAGTGCAGCAACTTTCGACAACATTACAGGTACCGTAATAGACGAGACCGACCAGCCACTACCCGGTGTAACCGTAAGAGTAAAAAATACATCTGTTGCAGTTAGTACCGATGCCAGGGGCCACTTTTCTATTAATGCCGATAGGGGCGCTACCCTGGTGTTTAGTTTTATTGGCTACATAAGCCAGGAAATTACTTACGCAGGCAGCCCGATAAATATAAAACTTAAACCGCAGGCCAACATGCTTAACGAAGTGGTGGCTATTGGCTATCAAACCATGCGTAAAAGCGATGTAACCGGCGCCATTTCAAGTGTCAAAGCAAGCGAGCTTAACCTGGCCGCGCCAACCATTGGGCAGGCTTTAGTTGGTAAAATTGCCGGTGTGCAGGTGTCGCAAACCAGTGGTGCGCCTTACCAGAGTACCAAAATACGCGTAAGGGGTGTGGGTTCGTTCAACGCCAGTTCCGATCCGCTTTATGTTATTGATGGTTACCCTGCTAATAACGACGTGTATATTAATCCGGAGGATGTAGAATCTATAGACATTTTAAAAGATGCTGCATCTGCTGCTATATATGGTTCAAGGGCATCAGGTGGGGTGGTTTTGATCACAACCAAGCGCGGTAAAGAGGGTAAAGGCAAATTTGAATACGATGTTCAGATAGGTAGCGACCAACTGGCCCATAAAGTAAAGTTGCTTAACTCTGATGACTTTGCCCAGTTAGTTATTGATGGCCGTAACAACGCCTACCATGACCTTTGGGTGAACACGGGCCACACATGGAATGATGCCATGTACGGCGACCCAAATGCAACCCGGGTTACCAACGTAGGTAACGCAGGTAGTGTGCAGATCCCCGATTACCTGTATGACTTTTCGACTCAATCGTTGAAACACCAAACGGTAAACACCGACTGGCAGGACGAGCTCTACCGCAAAACGTTGTACCAAAAGCATACGCTTTCGTTTTCGGGCGGCTCAAACGGCACGCGTTATTATTTTAGCGGCGCTTACCAGAACCAGCCGGGTATCATTGTATCATCAGGCCAGGAGCGTTATAACTTTCGTTCGAACGTAGAGTCCGACATCAGCAAAAAATTACACGTGGGCGCTAATGTCTCTTATACCCAAAACTACAACCGCGAGACGCAGGAGGGAAGGTTTGATCACGGCCCTATATTGGGTGCATTAATTTATATGCCATTCTTCCCGGCCTATAACGCAGATGGTTCCCTGGCAACCAATACAGCGGCTGCGCAGTCATCGGCCTATGGTTTCCAAAGCATTGAAAACCCTGTTGCGCTGGCAACCCGTACAAAAATTAGCAGGAAAGGTTACCGTACCAACGTTAATGCCGTGGCCAGCTATAAAATAATTGATCCGTTAACCTTTAAAGTCAACGTTGGTACTAATACATATAATGAGAAGTATGATTACTATTTGCCAACTACTTTAAGTAGCGGTGCTAACCCACCGGGGTCGGCACAGTCAATTGCCGCTGCTAATGCAGTAGCGCAAACCAATACCGTTAATGATCAATTAGCCGAGTTTACACTTAATTACAACAAGCAATTCGGTAAACATCGTATCGACGCGTTGGGCGGTTATACCATTCAGCGCACAACCGGCGACCTTATGTCGGTTACGGCAAAGGGTTTCCAGAATGATAACGTTACCGAAATAACAGGTAAGGGTGCCGATGCAGCCTTTTTTACACTAAACAACAATACAGGTAAATCAACTACTACGCTACTATCTTATTTTAGTCGGGTTGCCTATAACTACGCTGGTAAATACTACTTAACGGGTTCATTCCGTGCAGATGGTTCTTCTCGTTTTGGCCCTAAAAACAAGTACGGCTATTTCCCATCGGTAGCTGCCGGCTGGACAGTATCTGAAGAGCCTTTTTACAACAGCCTGCTTGGCGAACAATCAACCGTTAAATTGCGGGCAAGCTGGGGCTTAAGTGGTAATTACAATATTCCTAATTACGGTTATCTGCAAACATTGTCAAACCCAACCGGTGTGGTATTTGGTAACGGCCAGGTTGCCTCTGCAACCTATCCTAACGGTTTAAAAGACCCTAATCTTAGCTGGGAATCTACCTCTCAGTATAACTTTGGCGCCGAATTTGGTTTACTTAAAGACCGTTTATCGTTAATTGCCAATTACTACATAAGTAAATCTTATAATTTGTTGTACAACCAGCCTATATCGGCTATTTCGGGTGCTACAACAATCCTTACCAATCTGCGTAACTCAGAGATCCGCAACACCGGTTTTGATTTCCAACTGGATGGCCGTGCTGTTCAGAGTAAAGATTTTAATCTGAGTATAAGCGGTAACATCTCTATTAACCGCAATAAGGTTACCAAACTTAGCGGCAACAATACCATTATTATTAACGGTGCCGAGCGTTCGTACTTAACCAACATTACCCAACAGGGGCAACCTGTAGGTATGTTCTACGGCTTTAAAGTAGCGGGCATGGTAACTGAAGAGAACATTGGCAAAGTTGCACCGTCATCGGCACAATCAAACCCATTACATGTTGGCGATCTTTATTTCGAGGACACTAACCGTGATGGCGTCGTGAATGATGCGGACAAAACCGTTATCGGTAACCCATACCCGGATTTTACTTATGGCTTTGCTATTAACCTTAACTATAAAAAGGTCGACTTCAGCGCATCTTTTAACGGTTCGCAAGGTAATGAAGTGTTAGACGGGCAGGATTATTACCTGTACAATATGGAAGGATCGGGCAACCAGTATGCAAACGTGGCCGACCGCTATCGTAACGCTGCAAACCCGGGCAATGGCACCGTTTATCGTGCATCACGCGCAGGTACACAAAGCAATAGTACCCGCTTATCAACTTTCTATCTGCAAGATGGTTCGTTTCTTCGGTGTAATAACATCACCCTGGGTTACACTTTGCCAAAATCGGCTGTTACAGCTATTGGCATGAGTAACCTGCGTATTTACGGCTCGGTGGTAAACGCGTTTACCATCACCAAATACAAAGGGTACAATCCCGAGGTTGACTATAACTTCAGCAGCGGTGCTTCAAACAACACCCAGCCGTCTAACCTTGCCCCCGGAATCGACTATGGTGTGTATCCTTTGGTGCGCTCGTTCAACTTAGGCGTACGTGCTACATTCTAA
- a CDS encoding glycerophosphodiester phosphodiesterase family protein, whose protein sequence is MRTKLIVTVLLLAAGSLKAQKKVLVAAHRGDWRNAPENSLRAFEYAAAMGVDIVELDLNKTKDGVLIIMHDQTIDRTTNGKGKPSDYTLEEIRKFGLKNGLGRVTRNSIPTFKEVMQALKGKPIMVNLDKSYPYYREACQALNETGTLKQAIFKAEVTYPAMKERYGSLIDSITYMPVVNLDKPDARLIINEYLQHMKPWAFELNFKTDTSSILTDNKFITRTGAKVWLNSLWASLNAGHDDDLAVEEGNKKDSWDWLLAHGAMVLQTDRPRELLAYLRFRYLRSQKD, encoded by the coding sequence ATGAGAACCAAACTGATCGTAACTGTACTGCTGTTAGCCGCCGGCAGCCTAAAAGCCCAGAAAAAAGTATTGGTAGCCGCGCACCGTGGAGACTGGCGGAATGCGCCGGAGAATTCGTTACGTGCTTTTGAGTATGCCGCCGCTATGGGTGTAGATATTGTCGAGCTGGACTTAAACAAAACTAAAGATGGCGTGCTTATTATTATGCACGACCAAACTATCGACCGAACCACCAATGGCAAAGGTAAACCGTCTGATTACACGCTGGAAGAGATCCGCAAGTTTGGTTTGAAGAATGGGTTAGGCCGTGTAACCCGCAACTCTATTCCAACCTTTAAAGAGGTGATGCAGGCACTTAAAGGAAAACCCATTATGGTAAACCTGGACAAGAGCTACCCATATTACCGCGAAGCCTGTCAGGCGCTTAATGAAACCGGCACATTGAAACAAGCCATATTTAAGGCAGAGGTAACTTACCCGGCAATGAAAGAACGCTATGGAAGTCTGATAGACAGCATAACCTACATGCCTGTTGTTAATTTGGATAAGCCGGACGCGCGGTTGATAATTAACGAGTACCTGCAACACATGAAGCCCTGGGCTTTTGAGCTGAACTTTAAAACGGATACCTCATCTATTCTTACCGATAATAAATTTATTACCCGGACTGGTGCTAAAGTTTGGCTCAACTCACTTTGGGCATCCCTCAACGCTGGGCACGACGACGACCTTGCTGTAGAAGAAGGCAACAAAAAAGATAGCTGGGACTGGCTGCTGGCTCATGGTGCGATGGTTTTACAAACAGACAGGCCAAGAGAACTGCTGGCGTATTTAAGATTCAGATACCTTCGCAGCCAAAAGGACTAA
- a CDS encoding thioredoxin family protein, producing MKMLKLSAICAAVVLLLTSAAYVDRQHLSKRKPMNFDSGKGFAVLELFTSEGCSSCPPAEALLERIQKEAGDKPVYILAYHVDYWNRLGWKDVFSSPEFSKRQYWYNRKFTSEVYTPQLIVNGKTEFVGSDEEQIRNTLTATLNGTATPTLSLQAHQVGKNLNVTYRSEGGSAQSNLVLALVQKHAVSIVKAGENEGRTLTHAQIVKQLSTFSLSPGGKGCETVALPTGFDTQKWELIGFIQKPDTGEILAATKTSVPSPSASL from the coding sequence GACCGTCAGCATTTAAGTAAACGCAAACCTATGAATTTCGATTCAGGTAAAGGTTTCGCCGTATTAGAGTTATTCACTTCTGAGGGCTGCTCGAGCTGCCCGCCTGCCGAAGCGCTACTGGAACGCATTCAAAAAGAAGCGGGAGACAAACCTGTTTATATATTAGCTTACCATGTAGATTATTGGAACCGCCTGGGTTGGAAAGATGTATTTAGCAGCCCTGAATTTTCTAAAAGGCAGTACTGGTATAATCGCAAGTTTACGAGCGAAGTATATACGCCACAACTTATCGTTAATGGTAAAACCGAGTTTGTTGGGTCAGACGAGGAACAGATCAGAAATACGCTAACCGCAACCCTTAATGGAACGGCCACTCCTACCCTAAGCCTGCAAGCGCATCAGGTTGGCAAAAATTTAAACGTTACCTACCGGTCTGAAGGCGGGTCGGCGCAAAGCAATCTGGTACTCGCCCTGGTACAAAAGCATGCCGTAAGCATAGTAAAAGCGGGCGAAAATGAAGGCCGAACCCTTACACATGCACAAATAGTGAAGCAATTAAGTACGTTTTCTTTGTCTCCTGGAGGCAAAGGGTGCGAAACGGTGGCATTACCAACGGGGTTCGACACTCAAAAATGGGAACTGATCGGTTTCATACAGAAGCCGGATACAGGCGAAATATTAGCCGCTACCAAAACCTCTGTTCCTTCACCTTCAGCCAGTCTTTAA
- a CDS encoding RagB/SusD family nutrient uptake outer membrane protein — MKKNIIITVSAAALLAVSMPSCKKDFLDQKNPNAIDLSESFRTPSDVLTAVNGIYQSLRSSNNIGENSGLWTDERSDDTGRNDNQSNAGEPFQFGNFSILPSNTYLKSHWVSLYGTISRANVVLSNIDKVTFSDPAQKQQYIAEAEFLRAVMYFQLVRTWGDVPLVTKQLTYGELTDATAREKQAVVYAQIVADLKDALNSNLPDLQSGANLGRTSKAAINATLGQVYLTMATTQDQAARTENLNNAKTYLLAAYNMRKFGSLSSIPYADVFDVAKKASNQEVIWQIVNKQGDPTYSSSIAANNQAKGENINSLAPQSGVGGNVTPDLIKEYEAGDPRMAFSVKFANDPIVKDYFITKFRDTSPTASNLGYGGNDWILIRYADVILMLAEVSNYLGDKGGAITYLDMVRTRAGMPTYAASLTNPAYADKYTDLRMAILHERRVELAFEHHRWFDLLRTFNAEDLVIYFRAKSQADFGIPKLSNFTTKDIYFPIPFDEYKLNPEKMYQNPGYN, encoded by the coding sequence ATGAAGAAGAATATTATTATAACCGTGAGTGCAGCCGCTTTGCTCGCAGTATCAATGCCCTCATGTAAAAAAGATTTTCTGGATCAGAAAAATCCTAACGCAATTGACTTAAGCGAAAGTTTTCGTACACCGTCAGACGTTTTAACAGCCGTGAATGGTATTTACCAATCGTTACGCAGCAGCAACAATATTGGCGAAAACAGCGGTTTGTGGACGGATGAACGGTCTGACGATACGGGCCGCAACGACAATCAGTCTAACGCCGGCGAGCCGTTTCAGTTTGGCAATTTTTCTATACTGCCAAGCAACACCTATTTAAAAAGCCATTGGGTATCATTGTATGGTACTATCTCTCGTGCTAATGTGGTGTTATCAAACATTGATAAAGTAACCTTTAGCGATCCTGCCCAAAAGCAGCAATATATTGCCGAAGCCGAATTTTTACGTGCGGTAATGTATTTCCAGTTGGTGCGCACCTGGGGCGACGTGCCCCTGGTAACTAAACAACTTACTTATGGTGAACTGACCGACGCTACTGCCCGCGAAAAACAGGCCGTTGTTTACGCGCAAATAGTAGCTGACCTTAAAGATGCATTGAACAGTAACCTTCCCGATCTGCAAAGCGGCGCAAACCTGGGCCGTACATCAAAAGCAGCCATAAATGCTACATTGGGCCAGGTTTATTTAACCATGGCAACCACGCAAGACCAGGCCGCCCGTACAGAGAATCTCAACAACGCCAAAACTTACCTGCTTGCCGCGTACAATATGCGTAAATTTGGTAGCTTAAGCAGTATCCCGTATGCTGATGTTTTCGACGTAGCTAAGAAAGCTTCCAACCAGGAGGTCATCTGGCAGATCGTAAACAAACAGGGCGACCCTACCTATAGCTCTTCTATAGCTGCCAATAACCAGGCAAAAGGCGAAAACATCAATTCACTCGCGCCACAGTCTGGCGTGGGCGGTAACGTAACGCCCGATCTGATCAAGGAATACGAAGCAGGCGACCCGCGTATGGCGTTCTCGGTAAAATTTGCTAATGACCCTATTGTTAAGGATTACTTTATCACTAAATTCAGGGATACAAGCCCTACGGCGTCAAACCTGGGTTATGGCGGTAACGACTGGATACTGATCCGCTACGCCGATGTTATATTGATGCTGGCCGAAGTAAGCAATTACCTCGGCGATAAAGGTGGTGCAATTACCTACCTGGATATGGTACGTACAAGGGCAGGTATGCCAACTTACGCAGCATCATTGACCAACCCGGCGTATGCCGACAAATACACCGACTTGCGTATGGCTATCCTGCACGAACGCCGTGTTGAGCTGGCGTTTGAGCACCACCGCTGGTTCGATCTGTTGCGCACTTTTAATGCCGAGGACCTTGTTATTTATTTCAGAGCTAAAAGTCAGGCGGATTTTGGTATACCTAAACTTAGTAACTTCACCACAAAAGACATTTACTTCCCGATCCCGTTTGATGAGTACAAACTGAATCCGGAGAAAATGTACCAAAACCCGGGCTATAATTAA
- a CDS encoding aldehyde dehydrogenase family protein codes for MKTIESVFVNGQFRKPHGTQVVKIMSPLDGEEIAQITYADEQDTLLAIEAAKAALPAFAASTKAERIAYLNRISVEIESRIDDLINATILEYGAPNERAKWANLIAATTFANQAKLLEDYAFTKQVNESSVVMEPIGIAALFTPWNAVAGSIAIKVAAAIAAGCTVILKPSEFGAWQAQIIMECIAAAGLPAGVVNMVNGDGAVITKPIMENEQVTKISFTGSTVVGKLLARQAVDTMKRVTLELGGKSANIILDDADLNQAIPMALQAAFMNNGQACIAGTRLLVPEAKIDEVKRLLTREAAQFVVGDPSIADAKIGPLASQKQFDRIQQYIQSGINEGAELLVGGMGKPEGLEKGYYVKPTIFIGVRNDMKIAREEIFGPVLSVLSYRTEDEAIKIANDSEYGLMAYVSSGEEARAQNVADQLKAGRVLINTLKHDPMAPFGGFKSSGIGRENGITGLEEYLEPKTIIK; via the coding sequence ATGAAAACAATAGAAAGCGTTTTTGTGAACGGACAGTTCAGAAAACCACATGGCACACAAGTGGTAAAAATAATGTCTCCTTTAGATGGAGAAGAAATAGCACAGATAACCTATGCGGATGAGCAAGATACCTTATTGGCTATTGAAGCGGCTAAAGCTGCTTTGCCGGCATTTGCCGCCAGTACAAAAGCCGAACGGATTGCTTATTTAAACAGAATAAGCGTCGAAATTGAATCGCGGATAGATGATCTGATCAATGCGACGATTTTGGAATACGGCGCTCCCAATGAGCGGGCGAAATGGGCCAACCTGATTGCCGCTACCACTTTTGCCAATCAGGCAAAATTATTGGAAGATTATGCTTTTACAAAGCAGGTGAATGAATCTTCCGTAGTAATGGAACCTATAGGCATTGCCGCTTTATTTACCCCCTGGAACGCGGTAGCCGGATCAATAGCTATTAAGGTTGCTGCTGCAATAGCAGCAGGCTGTACCGTGATACTCAAGCCAAGTGAATTCGGCGCATGGCAGGCACAAATTATCATGGAGTGTATTGCCGCAGCCGGCCTGCCTGCGGGTGTGGTCAACATGGTTAATGGAGACGGTGCAGTGATCACCAAGCCAATAATGGAAAATGAGCAGGTAACCAAAATATCATTTACCGGTTCCACCGTAGTAGGCAAACTACTGGCCAGACAAGCGGTCGATACGATGAAACGCGTAACGCTGGAATTAGGCGGAAAATCAGCCAACATTATACTTGATGACGCTGATTTAAACCAAGCCATACCAATGGCACTTCAAGCAGCGTTTATGAACAATGGGCAGGCATGTATCGCGGGTACCCGATTATTAGTACCCGAAGCTAAAATCGACGAGGTGAAACGGCTATTGACCCGGGAAGCTGCTCAATTTGTTGTGGGCGATCCGTCTATCGCCGATGCTAAGATCGGCCCGCTGGCCAGCCAGAAGCAGTTTGACCGTATCCAGCAGTATATTCAAAGCGGAATTAACGAAGGTGCCGAACTGCTTGTCGGCGGCATGGGAAAGCCGGAGGGTTTGGAAAAAGGCTATTACGTAAAGCCAACCATTTTTATTGGGGTGCGGAATGACATGAAGATCGCCAGAGAAGAGATCTTTGGCCCGGTGTTGTCTGTTCTTTCCTATCGCACCGAAGATGAAGCAATTAAAATAGCTAACGATTCTGAATACGGTTTAATGGCCTACGTAAGCTCGGGCGAAGAAGCGCGCGCTCAAAACGTTGCTGATCAACTTAAAGCAGGCCGGGTATTGATCAATACCTTAAAACATGATCCCATGGCACCTTTCGGAGGTTTCAAAAGTTCAGGGATCGGCCGGGAAAACGGAATAACAGGTCTGGAAGAATATCTGGAACCAAAAACCATAATAAAATAA